In Chanodichthys erythropterus isolate Z2021 chromosome 18, ASM2448905v1, whole genome shotgun sequence, the following are encoded in one genomic region:
- the atp6v1ba gene encoding V-type proton ATPase subunit B, kidney isoform, producing the protein MSTLLANRPVDLNGPEAAARQHAQAVVRNYISQPRLTYSTVSGVNGPLVILDHVKFPRYAEIVHLTLPDGTKRSGQVLEVIGTKAVVQVFEGTSGIDAKKTACEFTGDILRTPVSEDMLGRVFNGSGKPIDRGPTVLAEDYLDIMGQPINPQCRIYPEEMIQTGISAIDGMNSIARGQKIPIFSAAGLPHNEIAAQICRQAGLVQKSKDVMDYSAENFAIVFAAMGVNMETARFFKSDFEENGSMDNVCLFLNLANDPTIERIITPRLALTTAEYLAYQCEKHVLVILTDMSSYAEALREVSAAREEVPGRRGFPGYMYTDLATIYERAGRVEGRNGSITQIPILTMPNDDITHPIPDLTGYITEGQVYVDRQLHNRQIYPPINVLPSLSRLMKSAIGEGMTRKDHADVSNQLYACYAIGKDVQAMKAVVGEEALTSDDLLYLEFLQKFERNFIAQGPYDNRTVFETLDIGWQLLRIFPKEMLKRIPQSTLAEFYPRESAARHGAS; encoded by the exons atgTCTACATTATTAGCTAATCGACCCGTGGATCTGAATGGCCCTGAAGCAGCGGCACGGCAGCACGCGCAAGCCGTGGTCAGAAACTACATCTCCCAGCCCAGACTGA CCTACTCTACTGTGTCCGGTGTAAATGGGCCTCTGGTTATCTTGGACCATGTCAAA TTTCCACGTTATGCAGAGATTGTGCACCTCACCTTGCCTGATGGGACCAAGAGGAGTGGGCAGGTTCTGGAGGTCATTGGCACCAAAGCTGTCGTCCAG GTGTTTGAAGGAACCTCAGGTATTGATGCGAAGAAGACCGCGTGTGAATTCACTGGTGACATCTTGCGCACACCTGTGTCTGAGGATATGCTTG GACGTGTTTTCAACGGCTCGGGTAAACCCATTGACCGGGGTCCTACTGTTCTGGCTGAGGACTATTTGGACATCATGG GTCAGCCCATCAACCCTCAGTGCCGTATCTACCCTGAGGAGATGATTCAGACTGGCATCTCTGCAATTGATGGCATGAACAGTATCGCCCGTGGGCAGAAGATCCCTATCTTTAGCGCTGCTGGACTACCACATAATGAG ATTGCTGCCCAGATCTGTCGTCAGGCTGGTTTGGTGCAAAAATCAAAAGATGTGATGGACTACAGTGCAGAAAACTTTGCCATCGTCTTTGCTGCTATGGGG GTCAACATGGAGACTGCACGTTTCTTTAAGTCAGACTTTGAGGAGAACGGTTCTATGGACAATGTGTGCTTGTTCCTGAACCTGGCCAACGATCCTAC CATTGAACGCATCATCACCCCGCGTCTGGCTTTGACCACAGCGGAGTATCTGGCTTATCAGTGTGAGAAGCACGTGTTGGTCATCCTCACGGATATGAGCTCCTATGCAGAGGCTCTGAGAGAG GTGTCTGCTGCTCGTGAAGAGGTGCCGGGTCGTCGTGGTTTCCCAGGTTACATGTACACTGATCTTGCTACAATCTACGAGCGTGCTGGAAGAGTGGAGGGCAGGAATGGATCAATCACCCAGATCCCTATTCTTACCATGCCTAATGATG ATATCACCCATCCGATCCCTGATTTGACTGGATACATCACAGAGGGACAGGTGTATGTAGACAGACAACTGCATAACAGACAG ATCTATCCTCCCATCAACGTACTTCCATCTCTGTCTCGATTGATGAAATCTGCTATCGGAGAGGGGATGACCCGCAAAGATCATGCTGATGTTTCTAACCAGTTG TATGCATGTTATGCCATTGGTAAAGATGTTCAGGCCATGAAGGCTGTGGTGGGTGAGGAAGCTTTGACCTCAGATGACCTGCTGTACCTGGAGTTCTTGCAGAAGTTTGAAAGGAATTTCATTGCTCAAG GTCCCTATGACAACAGAACTGTGTTCGAGACACTGGACATTGGTTGGCAGTTGCTCCGAATCTTCCCCAAAGAAATGCTGAAGAGAATTCCTCAGAGCACACTGGCCGAGTTCTACCCGAGAGAGTCCGCTGCCCGCCACGGAGCCTCCTAA